CAATTGCAGTAATTACTGGTATTATAATCTCAGCACTTGTATTTGCATGGAATCACTCTAAAGTTAGGTCAAGAACTTATAGAGAAAATGAAAATACAAAGGTATATGAGTTTGATGGACCTTTATTTTTTGGTTCAACAACTTCATTTTTTGAACTTTTTGATACAAAACATGATCCAGAAAATATTGTATTAGACTTTAAAAATGCGAGAGTAATGGATATTTCAGGTGTTGAAGCAATTGATAATATAACAAAAAAATATGCCGATATGGGTAAAAAACTTGTTATTAGACACTTAAGTAAAGATTGTAAACAAATTCTTAAAGATGCAGGTCCTTTTTGTACTTACGAAGAAGATGATCCAAACTATAAAGTTGCTATTGACTACTAAAATTTTTGGGATAAAATTAGTTTTATCCCTTTCTTTACTTTTATTTTTTTCTTTGATATAATCACATAAATATACAAAAATGAGTTCATTATGGAAATAAATAATAATTTATCAAGTTCTTCTTCAATATATATGCAATTGGCTCAAAAAAGAGCGCAATTATCAAGTATTGATAGACAAGAGATAAGTAAATCAACTCAAGATTCATATGATAAATTAAATGAATCTAACTCTACCTATGATAAACAAGAGTATCAAGGAAGTTTAGATGTATCAAATTCTGTAAATGAATTAGGTTCTGCAGATGCCCAAATATCAAGAAGTGCAAATTTAAATAGAATGTTACTTCAAAGTATTGGAGAAAATTATGAGAATTGATAATAACTTAAATGGTATGCTAGCAGTACAAATGCAAGTAAATCAAAATGCACAAACAATTGCAAGTACAACAAAAAGTTCAACTGATATTGAAAATCAAGAGAACTTACCCTTAAATACACAAGATTTTACAAATGCAATGGTTGATATGATTCCTCAAACAATAGCTTATGAAGCAAATGCTAATGGGATTAGAACAAAAGATGAGATGATGTCTACCATTTTAGATATAAAGGCTTAAAATGGATAAAATTAATATAGTTTGTCCTCACTGCAAAAAAATTAATTCAATACCAAAAAAAGATTCTTATTTAAAAGCAAATTGTGGTTCATGTAAAAATTCGTTACTTGATACAACACCAATTGACTTGGATGAAAGTAATTTTGACCATGTTGTGGTTAATTCAGAAATTCCTGTTGTAGTTGATTTTTGGGCACCTTGGTGTGGACCTTGTAAAATGTTTGCTCCAATATACAATGAAACATCTCAAAAATTCCCTTTAAAAGCATTATTTGCAAAAGTAAATACAGAAGAGCAACAAAATCTAGGTGCAAAATATGGTATTAGATCAATTCCAACACTTGTAGTTTATAAAAACGGTATTGAAGTAAAAAGAGTAAGTGGAGCACTTGACCCATTAAGATTAGCTAATTTAGTTAATGAATTTATATAAATTATTTTCTTAAAACCAAAATACCTGGAGTTTTTTTAACATAATCAACAAATAATTCATCTACAACTTTTCTGTTTGATTTTTTACTTGAAGCATGTCTAAAAAAGGTTTTGCCATCTTTTTTTATAATTATTCCAGTGTGAGTTACATCTAGACCTTTTAAGTTAGTATAGATACCTATATAATCTCCATTTTTCAACTTCTGTAAAAAGTTTTTATCTACAAACTGTGGCTCAAGATATTCAAACTCTCTTTTATTTATATTAATACCTTTTAGATATAAATTTTTATCATCTTTTTTATTTAGATATTTAGTTGTTTTTTTACTATTTTGTGATAGTTTTGAAGTGATATTTTTAAAACCATTTTGAGTAATCCAATCAGTAAAAAAATGGTTTCTATTTTCATAAGTGATTTGTGATTTTTTATATCGAATTTTTACAAGATTTTCTTTAAACTCTTTATAATTTTTTGATTCTTTGATTGCTTCAACATAATCAATATAAGTAAAACAATCTAAATTTACAAAATCTATAACTAATTCCTCTTTTTTATTATATGAACCTATTAAAACATTTGCTTTATAGGGTGTATTTAAAAAAGAAGCTGATATTTCATTTATTGATTTTTCTTTTTTTAAGAAGGTATCGAAGCTTTCTTGATTCCACTTTCCTAAATCTATCTGCGAAGAAAAAATACTTGAGATAAAAATAGAAAGTAGAATTAAATATTTCATTTTTTATTTTCTTTTAGATATCTAAAAAACTCTTTCATTTGG
This genomic stretch from Arcobacter arenosus harbors:
- a CDS encoding N-acetylmuramoyl-L-alanine amidase-like domain-containing protein, which produces MKYLILLSIFISSIFSSQIDLGKWNQESFDTFLKKEKSINEISASFLNTPYKANVLIGSYNKKEELVIDFVNLDCFTYIDYVEAIKESKNYKEFKENLVKIRYKKSQITYENRNHFFTDWITQNGFKNITSKLSQNSKKTTKYLNKKDDKNLYLKGININKREFEYLEPQFVDKNFLQKLKNGDYIGIYTNLKGLDVTHTGIIIKKDGKTFFRHASSKKSNRKVVDELFVDYVKKTPGILVLRK
- a CDS encoding flagellar basal body rod C-terminal domain-containing protein, with translation MRIDNNLNGMLAVQMQVNQNAQTIASTTKSSTDIENQENLPLNTQDFTNAMVDMIPQTIAYEANANGIRTKDEMMSTILDIKA
- the trxC gene encoding thioredoxin TrxC, whose translation is MDKINIVCPHCKKINSIPKKDSYLKANCGSCKNSLLDTTPIDLDESNFDHVVVNSEIPVVVDFWAPWCGPCKMFAPIYNETSQKFPLKALFAKVNTEEQQNLGAKYGIRSIPTLVVYKNGIEVKRVSGALDPLRLANLVNEFI